The following proteins come from a genomic window of Chelmon rostratus isolate fCheRos1 chromosome 23, fCheRos1.pri, whole genome shotgun sequence:
- the trip6 gene encoding thyroid receptor-interacting protein 6 isoform X1, whose protein sequence is MSGPTWLPPRTLDSPERAVPQMSGSAIYRAPNKKGMSDFRPKYGPYDQNGGGGGGGGGMTNRYMATGSTGGPIHHSSGDHYYSPPHGPKEDRTWSPHMDSYELMHRGPEKPANYHSKIDADIDSLTSMLADLDSHPQDSSTQLYDNVPYNKYLSGDHYKPAHQNAAPPQGRPSMGYPPHPQSQYHPAPPYPSEHQSPQYSTSHQQDYYSSSTPKPYPQPVPASYTTASTPTGPRFSVQVKTAQPVTYSQTGRQAEQAYTPPPPRQHVSRPPPQTQTSPQGWYPPHQAQEMHSEAGYKGSGSGSGGRVNQLPLSKRGMENNQTGSGAAQSPAYQSSKQGVVTTRPEEELERLTKKLVYDMNHPPSEDYFGRCARCGDNVVGDGSGCIAMEQVFHVECFTCITCHARLRGQPFYALDKKSYCESCYISTLERCSKCSKPILDRILRAMGKAYHPRCFTCVVCNCCLDGVPFTVDATSQIHCIDDFHRKYAPRCSVCGEPIMPEQGQEETVRIVALDRSFHVNCYVCEECGLLLSSEGEGRGCYPLDGHILCKSCSARRIQDLSAKISTDC, encoded by the exons ATGTCCGGTCCCACCTGGCTTCCACCGAGAACTCTGGATAGCCCAGAGCGAGCCGTCCCCCAGATGTCAGGGTCAGCGATCTACCGAGCCCCCAACAAGAAGGGGATGTCCGACTTCCGGCCAAAATATGGCCCCTATGACCAgaacggaggaggaggaggaggaggcggagggatGACCAACAGGTACATGGCTACAGGATCCACAG GTGGGcccattcatcattcatctggCGATCACTATTACTCCCCTCCCCATGGTCCCAAAGAAGACCGCACCTGGAGCCCTCACATGGACAGCTACGAGCTGATG CACCGTGGTCCTGAAAAGCCAGCGAACTATCACTCCAAAATCGATGCAGATATCGACTCCCTCACCAGTATGCTCGCAGATCTGGACAGCCACCCACAGGACTCCAGCACACAA CTGTACGACAATGTGCCTTACAACAAATACCTCTCAGGGGATCATTACAAGCCTGCACACCAGAACGCAGCCCCTCCTCAGGGTCGGCCATCCATGGGTTACCCCCCTCATCCCCAGAGCCAATACCACCCAGCGCCCCCTTACCCCAGTGAGCACCAGTCACCTCAGTATTCCACCTCCCACCAGCAGGACTActactcctcctccacccctaAGCCCTACCCTCAGCCCGTCCCAGCCTCCTACACCACAGCCTCGACTCCCACCGGGCCCAGGTTCAGCGTCCAGGTCAAGACGGCGCAGCCTGTCACCTACTCTCAGACGGGGAGACAGGCCGAGCAGGCGTacaccccaccccctcctcgCCAGCACGTGTCACGCCCCCCTCCCCAGACTCAGACAAGTCCGCAGGGCTGGTACCCTCCTCATCAAGCTCAGGAGATGCACTCTGAGGCGGGGTACAAGGGGAGCGGCTCAGGATCTGGAGGAAGAGTTAACCAGCTTCCACTGTCCAAGAGAGGGAtggaaaataatcaaacagGATCAGGGGCTGCACAGAGTCCTGCGTATCAATCCAGCAAG CAGGGGGTAGTAACAACCAGGCCTGAGGAAGAGTtggaacggctcaccaagaaGTTGGTATATGATATGAACCACCCCCCTTCGGAGGACTATTTTG GTCGCTGCGCCCGGTGTGGCGACAACGTGGTCGGTGATGGCAGTGGCTGTATCGCCATGGAGCAGGTGTTCCATGTGGAGTGTTTCACATGCATCACCTGCCACGCCCGTCTCCGGGGGCAACCGTTCTACGCCCTCGACAAGAAGAGTTACTGCGAGAGCTGTTACATC AGTACATTAGAGCGCTGTTCAAAGTGCTCCAAGCCCATCCTGGACCGCATCCTGCGGGCTATGGGGAAGGCCTACCATCCCCGCTGTTTCACATGTGTGGTTTGTAACTGCTGCTTGGACGGAGTGCCCTTCACTGTGGACGCAACCTCTCAGATACACTGCATAGATGACTTTCATCG GAAGTATGCACCTCGCTGTTCAGTTTGTGGCGAGCCCATCATGCCCGAACAGGGCCAGGAGGAGACAGTCAGGATAGTTGCTCTGGACCGCAGCTTCCATGTGAACTGTTACGTTTGTGAG GAATGTGGtctcctgctgtcctctgaAGGGGAGGGTCGAGGCTGTTACCCGCTGGACGGCCACATCTTGTGTAAGAGCTGCAGCGCTCGCCGCATCCAGGACCTCTCAGCCAAAATCTCCACTGACTGCTAA
- the trip6 gene encoding thyroid receptor-interacting protein 6 isoform X2, whose product MSGPTWLPPRTLDSPERAVPQMSGSAIYRAPNKKGMSDFRPKYGPYDQNGGGGGGGGGMTNRYMATGSTGGPIHHSSGDHYYSPPHGPKEDRTWSPHMDSYELMHRGPEKPANYHSKIDADIDSLTSMLADLDSHPQDSSTQLYDNVPYNKYLSGDHYKPAHQNAAPPQGRPSMGYPPHPQSQYHPAPPYPSEHQSPQYSTSHQQDYYSSSTPKPYPQPVPASYTTASTPTGPRFSVQVKTAQPVTYSQTGRQAEQAYTPPPPRQHVSRPPPQTQTSPQGWYPPHQAQEMHSEAGYKGSGSGSGGRVNQLPLSKRGMENNQTGSGAAQSPAYQSSKGVVTTRPEEELERLTKKLVYDMNHPPSEDYFGRCARCGDNVVGDGSGCIAMEQVFHVECFTCITCHARLRGQPFYALDKKSYCESCYISTLERCSKCSKPILDRILRAMGKAYHPRCFTCVVCNCCLDGVPFTVDATSQIHCIDDFHRKYAPRCSVCGEPIMPEQGQEETVRIVALDRSFHVNCYVCEECGLLLSSEGEGRGCYPLDGHILCKSCSARRIQDLSAKISTDC is encoded by the exons ATGTCCGGTCCCACCTGGCTTCCACCGAGAACTCTGGATAGCCCAGAGCGAGCCGTCCCCCAGATGTCAGGGTCAGCGATCTACCGAGCCCCCAACAAGAAGGGGATGTCCGACTTCCGGCCAAAATATGGCCCCTATGACCAgaacggaggaggaggaggaggaggcggagggatGACCAACAGGTACATGGCTACAGGATCCACAG GTGGGcccattcatcattcatctggCGATCACTATTACTCCCCTCCCCATGGTCCCAAAGAAGACCGCACCTGGAGCCCTCACATGGACAGCTACGAGCTGATG CACCGTGGTCCTGAAAAGCCAGCGAACTATCACTCCAAAATCGATGCAGATATCGACTCCCTCACCAGTATGCTCGCAGATCTGGACAGCCACCCACAGGACTCCAGCACACAA CTGTACGACAATGTGCCTTACAACAAATACCTCTCAGGGGATCATTACAAGCCTGCACACCAGAACGCAGCCCCTCCTCAGGGTCGGCCATCCATGGGTTACCCCCCTCATCCCCAGAGCCAATACCACCCAGCGCCCCCTTACCCCAGTGAGCACCAGTCACCTCAGTATTCCACCTCCCACCAGCAGGACTActactcctcctccacccctaAGCCCTACCCTCAGCCCGTCCCAGCCTCCTACACCACAGCCTCGACTCCCACCGGGCCCAGGTTCAGCGTCCAGGTCAAGACGGCGCAGCCTGTCACCTACTCTCAGACGGGGAGACAGGCCGAGCAGGCGTacaccccaccccctcctcgCCAGCACGTGTCACGCCCCCCTCCCCAGACTCAGACAAGTCCGCAGGGCTGGTACCCTCCTCATCAAGCTCAGGAGATGCACTCTGAGGCGGGGTACAAGGGGAGCGGCTCAGGATCTGGAGGAAGAGTTAACCAGCTTCCACTGTCCAAGAGAGGGAtggaaaataatcaaacagGATCAGGGGCTGCACAGAGTCCTGCGTATCAATCCAGCAAG GGGGTAGTAACAACCAGGCCTGAGGAAGAGTtggaacggctcaccaagaaGTTGGTATATGATATGAACCACCCCCCTTCGGAGGACTATTTTG GTCGCTGCGCCCGGTGTGGCGACAACGTGGTCGGTGATGGCAGTGGCTGTATCGCCATGGAGCAGGTGTTCCATGTGGAGTGTTTCACATGCATCACCTGCCACGCCCGTCTCCGGGGGCAACCGTTCTACGCCCTCGACAAGAAGAGTTACTGCGAGAGCTGTTACATC AGTACATTAGAGCGCTGTTCAAAGTGCTCCAAGCCCATCCTGGACCGCATCCTGCGGGCTATGGGGAAGGCCTACCATCCCCGCTGTTTCACATGTGTGGTTTGTAACTGCTGCTTGGACGGAGTGCCCTTCACTGTGGACGCAACCTCTCAGATACACTGCATAGATGACTTTCATCG GAAGTATGCACCTCGCTGTTCAGTTTGTGGCGAGCCCATCATGCCCGAACAGGGCCAGGAGGAGACAGTCAGGATAGTTGCTCTGGACCGCAGCTTCCATGTGAACTGTTACGTTTGTGAG GAATGTGGtctcctgctgtcctctgaAGGGGAGGGTCGAGGCTGTTACCCGCTGGACGGCCACATCTTGTGTAAGAGCTGCAGCGCTCGCCGCATCCAGGACCTCTCAGCCAAAATCTCCACTGACTGCTAA